Proteins co-encoded in one Dasypus novemcinctus isolate mDasNov1 chromosome 6, mDasNov1.1.hap2, whole genome shotgun sequence genomic window:
- the CASP7 gene encoding caspase-7 isoform X2, which translates to MADDPGYIMDQGAGDSADSDMVDAKPDRSSFVPSIFSKKKKNDTKHSDKTVSDFKYNMDFEKVGKCIIINNKNFSGETGMGTRNGTDRDAEALFKCFQRLGFEVVVFNDLSCAKMQDLLKQASEEDHTKSACFACVLLSHGEENVIYGTDGTIPIKELTACFRGDRCKTLLEKPKLFFIQACRGTELDDGVQADSGSLSDTDANPQYKIPVEADFLFAYSTVPAELQHLLSSSLDFRSANKEVKMVNHHTREPRESTTASRRIHPSAMWDLSPFLI; encoded by the exons ATGGCAGATGATCCGGGCTACATCATGGACCAGGGAGCTGGAGATTCAGCAGATAGTGATATGGTTGATGCCAAGCCAGACCGGTCTTCTTTCGTCCCATCAATCTTCAG taagaagaagaaaaatgacacaaagcACTCAGACAAGACTGTGTCTGACTTTAAGTATAACATGGATTTTGAGAAGGTGGGCAAATGCATCATCATAAACAACAAGAACTTCAGTGGCGAGACAG GGATGGGCACCCGGAATGGAACGGACAGAGATGCTGAGGCCCTTTTCAAGTGCTTCCAAAGGCTGGGCTTTGAAGTGGTCGTCTTTAATGACCTCTCCTGTGCCAAGATGCAGGACCTGCTTAAACAAG CTTCTGAGGAGGACCATACAAAGTCAGCCTGTTTTGCCTGCGTCTTATTAAGCCATGGAGAAGAAAACGTAATTTATGGAACAGATGGAACGATACCAATAAAGGAGTTGACTGCCTGTTTTAGGGGCGATAGATGCAAAACCCTTTTAGAGAAACCCAAACTCTTCTTCATTCAG GCTTGCCGAGGTACAGAATTGGATGATGGGGTCCAGGCCGATTCAGGGTCTCTCAGTGACACAGATGCTAATCCCCAGTACAAGATTCCAGTGGAAGCTGACTTTCTCTTCGCTTATTCCACAGTTCCAG cagagttgcaacacctactctccagttcgttggacttcaggtcagctaacaaggaggtgaagatggtcaaccaccacaccagagaaccaagagagtctacaactgcaagcaggagaatccatccatcagccatgtgggatctaagccccttcttgatttga
- the CASP7 gene encoding caspase-7 isoform X1, with amino-acid sequence MADDPGYIMDQGAGDSADSDMVDAKPDRSSFVPSIFSKKKKNDTKHSDKTVSDFKYNMDFEKVGKCIIINNKNFSGETGMGTRNGTDRDAEALFKCFQRLGFEVVVFNDLSCAKMQDLLKQASEEDHTKSACFACVLLSHGEENVIYGTDGTIPIKELTACFRGDRCKTLLEKPKLFFIQACRGTELDDGVQADSGSLSDTDANPQYKIPVEADFLFAYSTVPGYYSWRNQERGSWFVQALCSILNEHGKDLEIMQILTRVNCMVARHFESRSDDPLLDQKKQIPCVVSMLTKELYF; translated from the exons ATGGCAGATGATCCGGGCTACATCATGGACCAGGGAGCTGGAGATTCAGCAGATAGTGATATGGTTGATGCCAAGCCAGACCGGTCTTCTTTCGTCCCATCAATCTTCAG taagaagaagaaaaatgacacaaagcACTCAGACAAGACTGTGTCTGACTTTAAGTATAACATGGATTTTGAGAAGGTGGGCAAATGCATCATCATAAACAACAAGAACTTCAGTGGCGAGACAG GGATGGGCACCCGGAATGGAACGGACAGAGATGCTGAGGCCCTTTTCAAGTGCTTCCAAAGGCTGGGCTTTGAAGTGGTCGTCTTTAATGACCTCTCCTGTGCCAAGATGCAGGACCTGCTTAAACAAG CTTCTGAGGAGGACCATACAAAGTCAGCCTGTTTTGCCTGCGTCTTATTAAGCCATGGAGAAGAAAACGTAATTTATGGAACAGATGGAACGATACCAATAAAGGAGTTGACTGCCTGTTTTAGGGGCGATAGATGCAAAACCCTTTTAGAGAAACCCAAACTCTTCTTCATTCAG GCTTGCCGAGGTACAGAATTGGATGATGGGGTCCAGGCCGATTCAGGGTCTCTCAGTGACACAGATGCTAATCCCCAGTACAAGATTCCAGTGGAAGCTGACTTTCTCTTCGCTTATTCCACAGTTCCAG GCTATTACTCATGGAGGAACCAAGAAAGAGGCTCGTGGTTTGTGCAGGCCCTCTGCTCCATCCTGAACGAGCACGGGAAGGACCTGGAGATCATGCAGATCCTCACGAGGGTGAACTGCATGGTCGCCAGGCACTTTGAATCACGGTCTGATGACCCACTCCTGGACCAGAAGAAGCAGATCCCGTGCGTGGTCTCGATGCTCACCAAAGAACTCTACTTCTGA